The Chlamydiota bacterium genomic interval ATTTGTAGGAAGGCAAAAGAAGCTTCACGTTTTTTGGCTCAGATGCCAAGTCAAAGCAAGAGTGCTTGTTTGATGGCGATGGCAAAGGAGCTTGAAAAATCTTTTGATGAAATAGAAGAAGCGAATAGCCTCGATTTAGAAGCTGGGAAAAAAGCCGGGCTTTCATCTGCCCTTTTGGATCGTTTGAAGTTAAATCTTCAGAGGGTCAAATTAATGAGCGAGGGATTGAGGCAGGTTGCAGCACTCAATGATCCTGTGGGTGAAATCATTGAAAAATGGACTCGGCCGAATGGAATCGAGATTGAAAAAGTAAGGGTTCCTCTGGGAGTCATTGCCATTATTTATGAGTCGCGTCCCAATGTGACAGTCGATTCGGCAGGTCTTTGCTTTAAATCAGGGAATGCCGTTATTTTGCGGGGAGGATCAGAGGCGATTCATACCAATATTGCACTATCAAAAATTTTAGCCAAAGTTCTCGTAGCCCACCACATTCCTCCAGAGGTGATACAGCTTGTTGAGACAACGGACCGAAATGCTATTCTTGAGCTTTTGAAAATGAATGGAAAAATTGATTTAGTTATTCCCAGAGGGGGAGAAGGACTCATTAAGACAGTGGCTGAAAATACAAGCATTCCTGTGATTAAGCATTATAAAGGGGTTTGCCATGTTTATGTAGATGCTTCAGCGAATTGGGATATGGCCGAACAGATTGTGTTGAATGCAAAGGTTCAAAGGCCTGGGGTGTGCAATGCGGCGGAAACTTTACTGGTTCATCAAGATTTGAAGAAAAATTTTCTTCCTAGGGTGATTCAATCTTTACAGAAGAAAGGGGTTGAAATCAGAGCTTGTCCCCAAACTCAATCGGTGGTGAAAGATTTAAAAGAAGCGACCCAAGAGGACTGGTCCACCGAATATCTGGACTTGATTCTTTCCGTTAAAGTCGTTAAAGATTTGAATGAGGCCATTTTTCATATTAACCATTATGGCTCGATGCATTCGGATAGTATTGTGACTGAAGATCAGAAAGCGGCAGAAAAATTTTTGAATGAAGTGGATGCAGCCTGTGTTTATCACAATGCCTCCACTCGTTTTACTGATGGATTTGAGTTTGGTTTTGGAGCAGAGATTGGAATTAGTACAGAAAAGATTCATGCCCGGGGTCCGATGGGACTGAGGGAGTTAACAAGCTATAAATATATCGTCAGGGGAAATGGGCAAATAAGGAGTTAAATTAAAATCAAAATTCAAATATCAAAAATCAAAATTTAGGAAGGATTGATTTCCTATGAGAATAGGTCTATTCGGGGGCACATTTGATCCCATTCATATGGGACACTTGGTTTTGGCGGAACAAGTTCGAGAAGAGATGCGTCTAGATAAAATCATTTTCATTCCCAGTGCCCATCCCCCCCACAAAAAAAATGAAACACTTTCTCTTGCTTCTCGACGTCTAAAGATGGTAGAG includes:
- a CDS encoding glutamate-5-semialdehyde dehydrogenase; this encodes MNIKNDIEEICRKAKEASRFLAQMPSQSKSACLMAMAKELEKSFDEIEEANSLDLEAGKKAGLSSALLDRLKLNLQRVKLMSEGLRQVAALNDPVGEIIEKWTRPNGIEIEKVRVPLGVIAIIYESRPNVTVDSAGLCFKSGNAVILRGGSEAIHTNIALSKILAKVLVAHHIPPEVIQLVETTDRNAILELLKMNGKIDLVIPRGGEGLIKTVAENTSIPVIKHYKGVCHVYVDASANWDMAEQIVLNAKVQRPGVCNAAETLLVHQDLKKNFLPRVIQSLQKKGVEIRACPQTQSVVKDLKEATQEDWSTEYLDLILSVKVVKDLNEAIFHINHYGSMHSDSIVTEDQKAAEKFLNEVDAACVYHNASTRFTDGFEFGFGAEIGISTEKIHARGPMGLRELTSYKYIVRGNGQIRS